GGAGAAAAACGCGCGCAGAAAGCGCTGCAGGAACCAGCGACACGCGAAATGGACTTCACAGGCAAGCCGCTCAAAAGCATGATCTACGTTGAGCAACCCGGCTATGCGAGCGCAGAAGATCTCAAATACTGGATCAATCAGGCAGTGAAGTTTGCACAGTCACTTCCCGCCAAAGATTGATTTAAGTCCGGTCAATCAATTCTCAGTATTCGGGGCCATACCAGAAGTCATTGAATTGATACGGGTTGTAATTATACCATGCTGACTGCTGCATGATTTGAGAGTAGGTTGGCAGAGGAGTGGCATTCACATAAATGGTCGGTCTACCTGGTGTAATTCCCATTGCTTTACGGGCACTGATTCGCTGCATTCGCTGTTGTGCCTGTAGAAACGCTCGCTGCTGAATCAGTTTCTGGCTGACAGACATGCGCTGATAAGCCGGACCGGTTGAAGCAGTCGACGGTATTTTTGTGATATTGATGTTACTCTTTTTCGAGTCAGCCGAGATGTGATCAGAGCTGATCCGGAGTGGTGTCTGTTCCTGACCATAGGCGGCAGCAAAGAAGAGTTGAGTCAGAATTAAAGAGAATACAGAAAAGCGCATGACGAGCCTCTCTCTTCACAGGAGCAGAAGAAGTCGATAAAAAGTAAACGAAGCGACGAAATCGCTGCGCAGAGACGAACCCCACAAATGAGTCCATCCACTTGAATTCATCGACTTACCCTGAAACCGTGCTGAACAATTTCCCTCGAAACCTGACAACAGAGTACGTTTTGGAGGCAATTTTGCGGATCAGGGAAACTTGACAATCTCCACCCAGGAAGGAGATTTTCCCACTTCATAGGTCGCAAACCGTTCCAGGGTTCCGTTTTCAGGCGAGATTTTGTACGCAGCCAGTTTTCCATTTTTCTGCCCAGCCGCATACAGAAAGCGCCCCGTCGGATCGATATTGAATGAGCGCGGCGTATCTTCTGTAGCAGCCTGACCGATCGACTTCAACCGCCCGGTCTTTTGATCGACGGCGAAACAGGCAATGCTGTTATGCCCCCTATTCGAGGCATATAAATAATCACCGGACGGTGACAGTTCGATATCGGCACAGGTATTTTTCCCATCAAAGTCAGCGGGTAACGTCGAAACGGTCTGGAAGGCTGTCAGAGTTCCCGCGTCTGCATTGAGTTTGTAAGCAGTAACAGAACTTCCTTTTTCATTATCAAAGTAGAGAAATCGGTTATCCTGTGATACCGCCAGATGGCGAGGCTCCAAGTCAGCCGCCGCCGAGAGCTTTGAGGGAGAATTTGCTTTTAATACTCCCTGGTTTTCGTCCCAGAGAAACTGATAGATCGCATTCGGGCCGGTATGAGGAACAAATACGAACTGATTTTTCTGGTCGGGTAAAATAGCATGTGCATTTTTCTCAGTTGGAATGGTCTGCAGAATCTCCTCCAGTATCTGCCCCTGTTTTCCCAGGCGATGCACGGCCACTTTTCCTTCGCCGTAATACGCCGAGAACAGGTATCCGCCTGATTTATCAGTCGCAATATAAGCGGCGTTGCCTCCTGCCGGAATACTGGAAATGAGATTCAGCTTTCCGGTTCGCGGATCAATGGAAAAACTCATAAATTTCTGTGCAGTCCGGACGGAAGCAAACAGATATTTCTTTTGGGGATCGACTTCCAGGCAACCGGGTGCTCCCTCCAGTGGAACGTCTTCAAGATGCGTCAGAGTCCCCGTCTCTTCATTCAGCTGATAGATGGCAATCTTCTTCTCTCCCCCCAGAGAGATGTAAGCATAACTTCCCGCTTTACAGGGAACATCCAAGAACATACAGACCCCTATCATCATCAGACAGCACTGAAGTAAAACGCGCATGACAACCCCTTATGGAAAATGATTTGCATCAGATCAGCAAAAACAACTCTCTATAAGTAGAGCCGGTCCGGGTTCTGATTTCAAGCGGAAGCGGATTGCAGGGCACGCCCTAAAGCTTCCAGCTCCCGCGCGCCGCCAAAAACAATACACACATAAACCTGATCATTTTCGATCCAGCTGACAGTCGCAAAATTCCCTTTATTCAATTGGGAATATTTAACCTGGCCGGGATCAAAAAGGGTGGATGTCGGCAGGGGAGAGACCTGTGAGGCAGGAATCTGCAATAGAGCCCCAAAAACAGACCGATTATTTCCGGTGCGGAGTCGAAAAAATCGAGTAGCGGCGTCTTGTGCTCCGGTGGTTCCTGCAGTCACACCATAGGTTTTATTATAGATGGTTAATTGCCCCCGGGAGTTCCAGCCTCCCTGTTCCGGCAAATGAGATGTAAAATGCTGATCGAACTCAGGCAAAAGACGACTATCCAGATTGAGTTCGGGACCCAAACGGGCCAAATCAATGACCGGTCCTTGAGCAGCCCAGAGGTACGTCAGAATAGCCATGAAAACCAGACAGCATGAGAGCCCCGCCAGGAGTGTCGGATTATGTAATAATCGTCGACGAGGGGCGACCACCTGCGAATCACTGACAGCCGCAGCAGTTTCATGGTCAGACAGCGATTGTAGTAAAGTATCGCGAAATCCATCCGGAACATTGACATCCAACAGGGCACGTTTCAGTTGTGCGTCAAAAACCGGATCTTCAGCGTTATGACCTGAATCAGTATTTTCTGATTCAGGAAAGCCTGATGACCTGGGTGGTTCTGACGTGTTCATAATGAAGCCAAATTTCCGATGTAATTTTTATGAATGAATCGCAGTGACATCTTGTAATGGTTCTGAAAACCGCTCCTGTAAAAATGACTTTGCTCTCGACAACCGGCTCATCACTGTTCCCACCGGAATTGATAATTCAGTGGAGATCTCTTTGTAGGATCGTTCTTCAAAATAGTACATTAATAAAGGAATCCGAAATTCCTCGGACAGTTCATCCAGGGCTTTCTGTAACTCCTGTGAAGTCAGCTCTGGTGTTGTCGTTACTTCAGAAGCCAGATCAAATGTCAGACTCAAAGAGACTGCGTTATTCTTTTGTGATACTTTTTTCAGAAACAGGTTTCTCAAGATCGTACAAAGCCACGACCGGGCCAGCTTCGGATCACGCAGTTGTGACAATTTTTTCTGGGCGATCAAATATGTCTGCTGCGTGAGATCTTCGGCATCGGTCCTCTCACCAGACAAACGATACGCATAACGAAACAGTAGCTGATAATGTTCATCAACCAGTCTTGTCAGTTCATCTGATTTGCTGTGGTTCGATAATGACATAACCTGACTCTCTAAGTAGAAAGATACTGAAATCACACAGGTTATTCCCCAATAAGGTCCTTTTATTGAAAGTTTTCCTGATTTTTGGCTGCTTGGGAATCTAGCGCCGAATTCTCGCAATGAACATCTGGTAACAAAACATGTACTAAATCCCCTTTCAGGAACTGATCATTTTTTTCTGAATGGTCAGTGACTGTAATCGTTTGAAATCCGGATCCGGTAATTCCTGAAACGCTTTGACTCCCGGAACCCCCTCTTTCGTCACTGAAAGTGATAAAGGAACCTGGGCGAGATCTTCATGGTAATACTTTTCACTGGGGAAAATATCAGCCGGGTAAGTGAAATTATCCAACATCGCCAGAGCGGCACAATGTGAGGCACCGGTAGCACTTTCCAGCATGCCTCCCACCCAGCAGGGAATGCCTGCCTGCTGGCACAGGTCATGAATTTTGACGGCATTCGTCAGTCCACCGACACGCCCGGGTTTCACATTTATATACTGACCACTTTTTAAATCGACTGCCTGCCGGGCACGCAGAGGATTGGTAATGCTCTCATCCAGACAGACAGGGGTTCGAATCTGTTTCTGCAACTCGCGGTGATCTGTGAGATCATCGTGCTGTAGTGGCTGCTCAATCATCGCCAGCTGAAACTCATCAATCGCCTGGAACAGAGCAACATCACTCAGACGATAGCCACTGTTACAGTCAATGTGAAATATGTCATCGGGAAAGGAAGTTCTCACCGCTTGCAGCATCGGAACATCCCAACCCGGACGAAATTTGAGTTTGATGCGGGGGAATTTTTCTGCGACCGCAGTTCCTACGGCTTCGACTAAATCGTCCAGATGATCCATGACTCCAAAATCAGCACCAACGGGAACTTCGTCGCGTGTCGCTCCCAACGCGGTATGCAAAGGAACTCCTGAAATCCGGCTGTGCAGACTCCACCAGGCATTATCCAGAGCAGCCTTGGCAAACGAATTACCTTTGTAGAGTGACAGCGTTTCCTGCAAGGCATCTCCACTTTCAAACTCCTGACCGATCACAGCCGGTGCCAGCCATTCAGATACCGTATGAAACACACCGCCGGCCCATTCCGGACTGTAGCAGGGAGCCGCCAGCGGAGTACTTTCTCCCCAGCCTTCCACAGATCCACTGATCATGCGGCACAGGACAGAATGAATGGCTGAATCTTCGCCATATGCGGTCCGCCAGGGATAAATCAGAGGCATCGCCACATGATACAATTCAATCCGTTCAATTTTCATCTGAGTTCTTGCATCCTAAGTTGTTGATTAAGTTCTGAAATCATCGAAAACGGTGACACGTCCGGTTTCAGACATCCTCAAGCAGATCCCAGAATTCGCTTTCCGCAGCATCCAGTTGACTGTTTGGTTTTGGCCGCGCTTTTTTTTGCGACGTTGAAGCAGAAGAGTTCGAAGTGGATCGCTCGGAAGTCGTTTTTCGTTTTCGCTTTGTTTGTGGTGAACCCTTTGTTTTTCCCCGCGAGTTTTGCTGGCCTCTTGGGTCTTTCTGAGGCGCGTGTTTTTTTGATGACAGCGCCCCTCGGGTGTGTTGCTCAGGTGAAGAGCAATTTGCAGCGGGTGGTCCCAGTTGTGGTTCACCACATTGATTGCACAATGCTACGGGACGCTCCGAGCTGTCCAGTCCCCGTTTTGCCGGCTTGGACTGTGTAGATACCGGAGGCTGCGCTGGTGGTTGAGTCGTTTTTTTCGGTTGATTGATTGATTCAGCCTGATTCAGAATATCGTCCAGTATCAGAGGATCTTCCGCATTTTCTGATTTGACCTCAGTATTTGCAGGCAAAGATTGACTTGTCCCGTTGAGAGTCTGCTGCACCAGATTCTGTTCGTGGGTGATTTCTATTTTCGCTTCTTTTCCACTCGTGCAGTCCCTGGCGGAAACGTGTACCCGGGCCTCTGCATCGTATTCCATTAATACTTCAATTTTTGAATCCACGGGTAAATCAGCGGGGAGTCCCTCAACCACACAGTTTCCCAGAATCACAAACGGTTCATCCTGAGAAGCACCACTCTCGATTAATTTCAGATGTACACGCCGCTGATTGGGTGAAACTGTTCCATAGGTATGCTTGACCGATGCAGGGAGCTTGGTGTTCGCCGGCAGAATGTAGTGAGGAATGCGTTGCTGCCCGGATTGATCTCGAACCAGGAAACCCAGCGACCGGGCGTTCACACTGTGCTGTTTCATTTTTGCCAGACGACTGGCTGCTTCGGATGTCAGAATGGATTCTGCATATTCACGGTTGCTCAACAACATCCCGGAATAATAAGCGGCCCCATGCGCTATGGACTGATCAGGAGGGAGGGACAGATTCGGCGTGGTTCCACTCGCCTGCTTCAAGGCATCACGAACCATCGGCATCCGGGAGGATCCACCCGTTGTCAGCACGACATCCACACGAGCCCAGCCCATGTTGTTGTCTTTCAGTAATGCCTTGGTAATGCTGGTGGTCTGATCGACGAGCCCTTTAGTAAGCTGCTCGAATTGAGATTGCGTAATCTGATATGTTTTGCGTTGCGACCCCACCTGACAGGCCAGAGTTGTTTTTGGTCGAACAGTCAGACTGCGTTTGGCCTGCTCCACTTCATTCGCCAGATACTGCAGGCTTTCCGGATCATTCGCAGGATTGACACCGAACTCTCCTGAAAACTGTTCTGCGATCGTTGCCTGCAGTTTATTGTTCCAGTCAATTCCCCCCAGCTTCAAATCCCCGCCACTGGCGATGACATTGACTTCATCTTTTTGATATTTCACCAGTGAAAGATCAAAGGTACCGCCCCCCAGGTCGTAAACAAGAATGCTTTGCTCTTCGGCCAGTTCGGCAAACCACATCCCTTCCGCCCCCAGCACATAACACAATGCAGCCGCCACAGGTTCGTTGATCAGATCTACCTGTTTCAGCCCCGCCTGTTTACCAGCGGCAATCGTTTCCTGTCGCTGGAGATCACTGAACTGAGCTGGCACCGTAATGACGGCCGACTCGATGGGTCCAATACGTTCCTCCGCGGCTGCCAGCAGCTTTTTCAAGATAAATGCAGAGATATCTCGAGGTGTGAAGTAACGACCATCTATTTCCCAGCGAAAATTCGGTTCACCCAGAAAACGTTTGGCATGCTGGACCACATTCCGGGGATTCACTATGGCATGCCGTAAAGCTTCTGTGCCGACAATCACCTCCGCACCATCAAACATGGCAACAGAGGGAGTGGACATTTCCCCTTCCTGATTGGGGATCGTGACCGGTTCCCCATGCTCATTCAGGTGCGTAATACAGGAATAAGTAGTTCCCAGATCGATTCCAACTGCCTGTATTTTCTGCATAAAACGCTGACTCTCTTTACATTAGACTATCACATCTCGGATAGATAAAATATGACAGGAAAGGCCCGTACTGATATGGTATCATGGAACCCGGTCACACTCCAGCACCTGATTCCGGTTTTTCGCCCAGCCTTCACTCTAAAAATTCAGACCAG
The sequence above is a segment of the Gimesia algae genome. Coding sequences within it:
- a CDS encoding TfoX/Sxy family protein — its product is MVFDEDLAQRVRQLMKRRKGFSERKMFGGICFMLHGNMCCGVIRDRLMLRLGEKRAQKALQEPATREMDFTGKPLKSMIYVEQPGYASAEDLKYWINQAVKFAQSLPAKD
- a CDS encoding Hsp70 family protein, which gives rise to MQKIQAVGIDLGTTYSCITHLNEHGEPVTIPNQEGEMSTPSVAMFDGAEVIVGTEALRHAIVNPRNVVQHAKRFLGEPNFRWEIDGRYFTPRDISAFILKKLLAAAEERIGPIESAVITVPAQFSDLQRQETIAAGKQAGLKQVDLINEPVAAALCYVLGAEGMWFAELAEEQSILVYDLGGGTFDLSLVKYQKDEVNVIASGGDLKLGGIDWNNKLQATIAEQFSGEFGVNPANDPESLQYLANEVEQAKRSLTVRPKTTLACQVGSQRKTYQITQSQFEQLTKGLVDQTTSITKALLKDNNMGWARVDVVLTTGGSSRMPMVRDALKQASGTTPNLSLPPDQSIAHGAAYYSGMLLSNREYAESILTSEAASRLAKMKQHSVNARSLGFLVRDQSGQQRIPHYILPANTKLPASVKHTYGTVSPNQRRVHLKLIESGASQDEPFVILGNCVVEGLPADLPVDSKIEVLMEYDAEARVHVSARDCTSGKEAKIEITHEQNLVQQTLNGTSQSLPANTEVKSENAEDPLILDDILNQAESINQPKKTTQPPAQPPVSTQSKPAKRGLDSSERPVALCNQCGEPQLGPPAANCSSPEQHTRGALSSKKHAPQKDPRGQQNSRGKTKGSPQTKRKRKTTSERSTSNSSASTSQKKARPKPNSQLDAAESEFWDLLEDV
- a CDS encoding lactonase family protein; this encodes MRVLLQCCLMMIGVCMFLDVPCKAGSYAYISLGGEKKIAIYQLNEETGTLTHLEDVPLEGAPGCLEVDPQKKYLFASVRTAQKFMSFSIDPRTGKLNLISSIPAGGNAAYIATDKSGGYLFSAYYGEGKVAVHRLGKQGQILEEILQTIPTEKNAHAILPDQKNQFVFVPHTGPNAIYQFLWDENQGVLKANSPSKLSAAADLEPRHLAVSQDNRFLYFDNEKGSSVTAYKLNADAGTLTAFQTVSTLPADFDGKNTCADIELSPSGDYLYASNRGHNSIACFAVDQKTGRLKSIGQAATEDTPRSFNIDPTGRFLYAAGQKNGKLAAYKISPENGTLERFATYEVGKSPSWVEIVKFP
- a CDS encoding RNA polymerase sigma factor; translation: MSLSNHSKSDELTRLVDEHYQLLFRYAYRLSGERTDAEDLTQQTYLIAQKKLSQLRDPKLARSWLCTILRNLFLKKVSQKNNAVSLSLTFDLASEVTTTPELTSQELQKALDELSEEFRIPLLMYYFEERSYKEISTELSIPVGTVMSRLSRAKSFLQERFSEPLQDVTAIHS
- the menC gene encoding o-succinylbenzoate synthase, with the protein product MKIERIELYHVAMPLIYPWRTAYGEDSAIHSVLCRMISGSVEGWGESTPLAAPCYSPEWAGGVFHTVSEWLAPAVIGQEFESGDALQETLSLYKGNSFAKAALDNAWWSLHSRISGVPLHTALGATRDEVPVGADFGVMDHLDDLVEAVGTAVAEKFPRIKLKFRPGWDVPMLQAVRTSFPDDIFHIDCNSGYRLSDVALFQAIDEFQLAMIEQPLQHDDLTDHRELQKQIRTPVCLDESITNPLRARQAVDLKSGQYINVKPGRVGGLTNAVKIHDLCQQAGIPCWVGGMLESATGASHCAALAMLDNFTYPADIFPSEKYYHEDLAQVPLSLSVTKEGVPGVKAFQELPDPDFKRLQSLTIQKKMISS